AGGGAAAAACCTgagctgccctcaaggagctcaccttcTAATGCAGACAACTGTGTGCAAATAACAGCTTGAGATGCAGGACATCAGTGGATCATGGAATGGgcagagaaatggaaggaagacCAGGAGAGGACACCATCTGGAAAACCCAGGAGGGGGAAGTGATCCGCTATCAGCTGCTGTGAAGAGATGAAGAGGATGGAACTGGGCAAAGGCCAAAGCCAGCTGATCGTCAAAGGGAGGAGGGAGTCAGCATTTCTTGAGTCCCAATTATGGGCTGGGCATTGTGTTAAGCACGTTCTACAGATCCAGGCAGACCTATTGCATCAATAttgcagttttgttttgtttttacaaatggaAAGTTCGTGGCAACCTATGCCAAACGAGGGTACTGGCAGCACTGCTGGCATCGACTCGGTGCCACATGGAGAGATTCTCACAACATGCCAAACTTTCACTATTACTATGTCTGTCCTAATGATCTGTGATGCCAAGTTGAGTTGATGTTTTCTcttgaggcaatagggagtccTGGGGGAATCTGGACCAAAGGAGTTCCAAGCTCAGATTTGTGTTTAGGAAGACAATGGAGGAGAGAGTGGCTCAGGGCAAGCtgctggggaggaggggggagggcaaTTCTGAGCTGGGGTGATGCCCTGccgagtggagagaaggggacagaaggagagagacagacagagacagaaagtaaaacaaagacagagacagatagaggaggggagggagaaaccgGGAAATCCAGAAGAGGAATGATTTGGTTTGCTTAGCGCTGTCCAGGAAACAGGGTGCTGCAGCTAGAAGGCTGAAGAACAGAACCAAGCCTCATCGAAGAGACCCATCCCCACAGGAGTTCCCCGGGGCTGGGCAGAGACACACGGGGGTCTCCCGGGGACATCTGAGAAGGCCCTTGGGTGATGACTGGTTTCCTTCTGTCTCGGTGGCTcagcacagagcttggcacagagtaagttTAAGGAGTGGTTCCTGAAGACTTCCAGGTTGAGGAAATACCCAGATCAACTTGGGGCTGGGAAGGACCTCCGAGGTCCCGAGGTCTACTGATCCCAGAGCAGGAATCTCCTCTACTGTAGGACAGACTGCCTGGGAACCTTCACTAGTGCAGATTCCttgcaataagcatttattaagctcctactatgtgccaggcacagaggaATAATCGGAGTTTTAGGATGTTGCTTATCTCCTTCCTTCTGCAAAGGCTGGACCAGGAGAAAGGAAGACCCAAACCTTAAAcccttgctagctgtgtggctctggacaagtcacttacattcctttctctggcagttgggtagcacagtggataaagtaccaggacTGGAGTCTGAAGGacctagggttcaaatctagccttatccacttcccagctatataaccttaggcaagtcactgaaccccattagcctagcccttacctctcttgtcttagaactgatgctaagatagaaggtgcgaatttaaaacaaaacaaaactcagttttctaatctgtaaaatggggctaataagaGCACCTTCTTCTAAGGGGAggggttgtaaggatcaaatgagatcatattcaaAACACACTTTACAAACAAAAGCATGCTGGATGGATGGTAGCCATTTTACACGAAGCCCTTCTAGTCCTGAATCTGGCCAGAAAATGGGGGTGTCACTATTTGTCCCTCCTCCCATGGGCTTCCTAGAATCTCTAGCTTCCCCCCAAAAGTGAGTACAGTTCTAAGGCCCCCCCCACTGAAggtttctctcttttaaaaattcttaccttctgtcttcttcagttcaaagacagaagagggcatttggggttaagtgacttgcctagggtcacatagttagaaagtgtctgaaatcatatttgaacccaggtcctctggacttcGGACCTagatctctatccattgtgctgcctaTCTGCCCCTCTCCAGAATGCTTTCTTGGATCAGTAGCATCTCTTCTGCTGGTCTCGGAACCAGAAAGACCAAGAGACCCCTCTttggctgggtgaccttgggcaagtcatttaacttctcaatgctCTGGGCAGACTCTAAATCACAGAGAAGGGGCTGCCCTATACTGGTAGAAGCAGTTCCttctcaatgaaatcacagattcagtcCTTATTATGAACCAATTCGTCCCCCATTGGACTAGGTAAGGGGGTGATGAGGAAACAGTGCCCCAGAGGTTTGGAAGCATCTGAAGGGCACCTCCATAGGGATCCTGGGCCAGAAACTGTGtctagaacaagaagggacaTTGGGGTTGGGCAGCCAaacctcattttccagaggagaagTGATatgaccaaggtcacccaggaaaTGACAGAAACAGAGTTTGCACTCATGTCCTCAAACTTCTAAGCCagacaatttctttttcctcacagAACACGGGTACAAGGAATCCCCCAACGGCTGGCTGGCTCCTGCTTgggtggacttttttttttaactcatcttttagaatcagttctaaaatagaagaagggtacgggctaggcaaatgacttgctcagggtcacacagctaagaagtgtctgagaccagatttaaaaacagatcttcctgaatctgaACCTGGTACTCTGCCcattgtgctacctggctgccaaGGGAGTGGACTCTTGTCAGAGCTGAACCTCTGAACTGTCTAGAACAGTGAGTTGCTCTCATTGTCTtctggaccccccccccccacttccgcCTTGAGTTCTCTTCAAGAGGAGGTCaggatttctctctttctctccttggcATCCCCAGTATAGGTAATCTGGCagagtgaatagagaaccagacctagagccAGAAAaagccaagttcaaatttgatctcatttgtttcctagctgtgtgaccttgggcaagtcatttaacctgggcttgccttggtttcttcctctgtacaaggaggataataagagcacttacTTCCAAAGGAGATCACAAGGGGCTTCTGTTTTGAATTAAGTTCTTTATTTTGTCCCTTTCGGGGAGAAACACATTTTGCCGATTGCTTTCTGGCATTTGAGCAGCAGAAAGTTGGCCCTGGGTGACAGCAGCTCACACAAGCCAGAGCCCAGAGGAGATCGTCAGTGCGAGGCCGGAGAAAAGGGACTCGGCTGCTTGCTGCCTTAGCCTGGCACTGTAGAAGCTGACAAAGCCATGGCCACTAGAGGCAAGGCTGAGAGGAGGAAGGATTTCCTGTGAGGGAGGGAGCGGGGCGGCTGCCCAGTGCTAGCAGCCCTGCCCTACTTAGAGCAAAGCCTTGGTCTGCTGGGACAGGAAGAAGCTCGACGAAGGCTCTGGTCACCTTTaggaggaggggtggggggtCAAGAGCAGACGAGAGCCCACTTCCTGGCCACCAAAATCCTGAGTAACGtcactggggtggggggagagcaggaagggagccaggtggctcagtggatagagtgatgacaggaaggaaggaaggaaagaaagaaaggaatggaagaaagaaagagaaagaaagaaagaaagaaagaaagaaagaaagaaagaaagaaagaaagaaagaaagaaagaaagaaagaaagaaagaaagaaagaaagaaagaaagaaagaaagaaagaaagaaagaaagaaaaagaaagaaagagaaagaaagagaaagaaaggaatggaagaaagaaatggaaggaagaaaggaacagaagaaagaaaggaacgaaagaaagaaagaaagaaagaaagaaagaaagaaagaaagaaagaaagaaagaaagaaagaaagaaagaaaaagaaaggaaggaaggaatggaaggaagaaaggaatggaagaaagaaatggaaggaagaaaggaatggaagaaagaaaggaacgaaagaaagagaaagaaagaaaggaatggaaggaaggaaggaagaagaaaagaaaggaaggaaggaaagaaatagagggcgggagcagggaaggagggggagagaaggggaaagagagagggggagggagggagatccaACGCAGGCAGTGTTTGAAGTGAGCCCTCTGGTGATGCTGGGACGAGTATTACAACGTCttcgtttttgtctttgtagctccACCGTTTAGCGTCGTGCTTGGAGCTTagtaaacaataataaaagcaCACATTTACGCGGCGCTTACTACAGCCGGGCACTCTGCTACGAGCTTTACAATTAttctctcatctgatcctcataactaccctggaaggcaggtgctattattacccctattttatagataagaaaacggAGGCGaccagaggataaatgacttgcccaagatcacactgctAGGGAGCATCTAGATcgggatttgaactccaggcccgGCCCTCGGGCCACCTCGCCAGCTGGCTATCCCTATTGACTAGATAGTTACTAAATGTTTGCGGATCGGCCGACAGTTGCCACGGTTGCCTCCGAGGGGTCGGTCAGCCACTGGGGCagccagatctttttcagaggaATTATTTCATTCAGTCCCGCCTCCCGGGGAAGCGgagtttcctccttcctcctcctcccctcccgcCATAGGCGGTTGAGTGCTCCTGACCCTCCTCCCCTGGGGGTGGGCTCTAgctcctccccccgcccccagccTGGGCCAGCAGTGAGTGGCAGCGGCCCGGGAGGCCTCGGAGGCGAGCTCCGGGTAGCGGCCGGTGCCAGGTGGCCAGTCCAGCGCCCTGCCCGGCGCGGCCCGGGCTATGGGTCTCTGAGGGCCGGCCCGGGCGGGCTGTGGGGCGGCCCCATGCGTGGGTCCGAGCCATGAGCGGCGGCCGCCCAGAGTTCAGCATCGATGATGCCTTTGAGCTGTCCCTGGAGGAGGGGGGCCCGGGGCCCGGGGGAGGGGCCCCGCGCTTTGGGGCGCTGCACTTCGAGCGCAAGGGCCGGGGGGACGCGGAAGAGGAGGGCGAGAAGCAGTCTCGTCTCAAGTACCAGGTGAGAGGAGCGCGGCCCCTCCCCCAGCGCCCGgcttccatctgtaaaatggggggatcGCCCTGGATCCTCGCCGAGGCCCCGGCCATCTTGCTGGGCTCCCACCTGGCCCAGAACCCAAAGGCCTAAGACTTCAAACGAGAAGCTTCCCTAGAACTCAGGGCCCCAGCTTTCCAGGTAGggcagagacttgcccaaggcgCTTGCGTCCCCGGGAGCTGGGGCTTAGCCACCCCCCACCCCTCGCCGCCCCGTCCCCAGGCCGCAGCGCCCTTTCCCGGACCGCCTCCATGCGCCCCGACAAAGAGACCCTCTCTCCCGAGCCGCGGCGAGGCCAGCCCCCGGGGCGGGCACCTCCCAGCCTCTGCCGTGCCACCCACCGGGGAACTGGTTTCGGTTTCTGTGAGTCATCAAACGAGTTAGGCCGGTGAACAGCTGTCATCTGacaggcgggggggggggggggggcgcagggAACTGGGGGGGTCCCAGgatccccccccccgccccgcccaTCAACCGAAGCTCTTTGATTttggagcagaacctggagaacgaCGAGGATGCGGCCCGGATCCCGTCGGATCCGGATGGAGTCTTGAAGCTCAGGTTAGGACGAGCCGCCTCCCCCCTGCGGCCCTCTCCCAGCTCGGGCCCTGCTCTGTGTGCGAGTCTccgctcctctcctctcctctccccgcAGGGACCCCGGGCGCTCCTCCACCCAGAGTTCCCAATGGTCCTTCAGCACCATCAGCAACGGCACCCAGCGCTCCTACCGGGCCTTCTGCAGGTGAGCGGCCGCGCCGTCCGCCCTCCCGGGCTGCAGCACTCCCTCTCCTCTCGAGCGGGGCACTgggctctgggcctcagtttccaccttcGTAAAATGGGGAGGAGTGAAAGGAGGCGGAGCCTTACCGTCCCTGCCGGGCTCCTTTGATTTCTAGCTGGACGCAGCACCCTCTGATCCAGAAGAATCGCCGGGTGGTTCTGGCCTCCTTCCTGCTGCTGTCGCTGGGCCTCAGTGAGTGTCAAACCGGGCTCCGGCCCACACCTTAACCGGCCGGGGAGCTGCGGAGGGAGGGGGCGGGGTTGGGCCTGGCAGCTCCCGACTTGAGACCTCGTTGGTGCCTCTGTACGGAGCCGAGAGGAGCCCCAAACGGGAGAGGCTGGGCTTAGAGGAATCAGAGGAGCCCCCAGCCTTGGGCCTGGCAGCTGGGCTGATCCCtttgcctctctgggccaccCAGAGCCCCGGCTCAAAGACAGCCGGGAAACCTCCCATCCCAGGAAGCTGGCATCCTCTTGGGGGAAGAATCGGGGGTGACCCTCCGGGGCTGCCAGAGGGCGGTGGGCAGTGGAGAGGGGTGGATCTGGAGCAGAAGATTCTCCTTACTCTCTGGGTGGcctccgggcctcagtttcctcacctgtaaaatgaggagattggactggGGAGCCCCAAGGCTGCCTCAGTGCTGGCGGGGGGCTGGCACTTCCCAGGGGCTGGCTTAGGCTGGGGTGGGGCGACTCCAGGAGGGGCCAAGAAGGTAAAAGGCCCAGCAGAGATTCTGTGAGCCAGGCCCCCCCATCCCCCACTGCCCTCTGACCTCCCCTCATCTCCCCCCGCAGTGCTCATCCTGGTCGGGGTAGGACTCCAGGTGACCCCTTCCCCAGGTGAGAGCCCTCTTGGGTCCGAATCTCCTACCCTGGATTGCTTTCTGACCCTTTGCTTGTCTGAGAAGCAATATTGTGGGTCGGTTTCAAGGCAGAA
This DNA window, taken from Monodelphis domestica isolate mMonDom1 chromosome 6, mMonDom1.pri, whole genome shotgun sequence, encodes the following:
- the TMEM134 gene encoding transmembrane protein 134 isoform X3, which translates into the protein MMPLSCPWRRGARGPGEGPRALGRCTSSARAGGTRKRRARSSLVSSTRDPGRSSTQSSQWSFSTISNGTQRSYRAFCSWTQHPLIQKNRRVVLASFLLLSLGLMLILVGVGLQVTPSPGVSSAIFFVPGFLLLIPGVYHVIFIYLAVKGHRGFQFFYLPYFEK
- the TMEM134 gene encoding transmembrane protein 134 isoform X4, with amino-acid sequence MSGGRPEFSIDDAFELSLEEGGPGPGGGAPRFGALHFERKGRGDAEEEGEKQSRLKYQGPRALLHPEFPMVLQHHQQRHPALLPGLLQLDAAPSDPEESPGGSGLLPAAVAGPQCLQCHLLRSRLPAAHPWSVPRHLHLPGRQGPPRLPVLLLALL
- the TMEM134 gene encoding transmembrane protein 134 isoform X1, with product MSGGRPEFSIDDAFELSLEEGGPGPGGGAPRFGALHFERKGRGDAEEEGEKQSRLKYQNLENDEDAARIPSDPDGVLKLRDPGRSSTQSSQWSFSTISNGTQRSYRAFCSWTQHPLIQKNRRVVLASFLLLSLGLMLILVGVGLQVTPSPGVSSAIFFVPGFLLLIPGVYHVIFIYLAVKGHRGFQFFYLPYFEK
- the TMEM134 gene encoding transmembrane protein 134 isoform X2, with protein sequence MSGGRPEFSIDDAFELSLEEGGPGPGGGAPRFGALHFERKGRGDAEEEGEKQSRLKYQNLENDEDAARIPSDPDGVLKLRDPGRSSTQSSQWSFSTISNGTQRSYRAFCSWTQHPLIQKNRRVVLASFLLLSLGLSVSSAIFFVPGFLLLIPGVYHVIFIYLAVKGHRGFQFFYLPYFEK